In a single window of the Nicotiana tomentosiformis chromosome 8, ASM39032v3, whole genome shotgun sequence genome:
- the LOC138897383 gene encoding uncharacterized protein, translating into MGSSVDDDEFSSGIVIHLMKSVVKESHAELNSTSLTWDWRNKYIDYLNTGKLPSDSKEWTAMHTNVAKFSLSEGTLFRRTFDGPFAICLGMGDTEYVLREVHEGTCGNNSGVESLVQKLIIAGYYWINMEEDVKDFVRRRNGYQRHAPIIHQPGELLHSVLSSWPFMKWGMDIVGPLP; encoded by the coding sequence ATGGGATCAtcggttgatgatgatgaatttagTTCGGGAATAGTTATACATCTCATGAAGTCGGTGGTGAAAGAAAGCCATGCCGAATTAAAttcaacaagtttaacttgggattggaggaacaagtacataGATTATTTGAACACTGGGAAGTTGCCCTCGGATAGTAAAGAATGGACAGCTATGCACACGAATGTGGCCAAGTTTAGCTTGTCCGAAGGGactctgttcagaagaacattcgacggCCCATTCGCCATATGCTTGGGGATGGGAGATACCGAATATgtcttgagagaagttcacgaaggcacttgcggaAATAATTCAGGGGTGGAATCTTTGGTTCAGAAACTAATCAtagccggctactactggatcaaCATGGAGGAAGATGTGAAGGATTTTGTACGAAGACGCAACGGCTATCAGAGACACGCACCGATCATCCATCAACCAGGAGAGTTGCTACATTCGGTTTTGTCctcatggccgttcatgaagtggggaatggacatcgtcggtcccctgccataG